Proteins from one Gorilla gorilla gorilla isolate KB3781 chromosome 11, NHGRI_mGorGor1-v2.1_pri, whole genome shotgun sequence genomic window:
- the DBI gene encoding acyl-CoA-binding protein — MSQAEFEKAAEEVRHLKTKPSDEEMLFIYGHYKQATVGDINTERPGMLDFTGKAKWDAWNELKGTSKEDAMKAYINKVEELKKKYGI, encoded by the exons ATGTCTCAG GCTGAGTTTGAGAAAGCTGCAGAGGAGGTTAGGCACCTTAAGACCAAGCCATCGGATGAGGAGATGCTGTTCATCTATGGCCACTACAAACAAGCAACTGTGGGCGACATAAATACAG AACGGCCCGGGATGTTGGACTTCACGGGCAAGGCCAAGTGGGATGCCTGGAATGAGCTGAAAG GGACTTCCAAGGAAGATGCCATGAAAGCTTACATCAACAAAGTAGAAGAGCTAAAGAAAAAATACGGGATATGA